One Gloeothece verrucosa PCC 7822 DNA window includes the following coding sequences:
- a CDS encoding hemerythrin domain-containing protein, which produces MVTTLENKNRQAIAERLADVKAFQNLIISNEQKLLETCQDQDLRERLQNMLSDDQKNLGIIDTVIVQYGVQSEPNPASQKIIEQYEQLMSSNDISLYQKFIQLETLKHGQCMSGIVIHKAAQKVGADIEVALGPLNTVNFENRAHQEQLKGILEQVGVREMTGQDADQGLWARVQDAVAALSGVAGSVMTQNTDKQDMNIQTLIRLDHNKVNTIFTEIGATKDPQKLQEYFGQLYKDLLAHAQAEEEEVYPNVRSFYGDNDTQELYDEQAQMKQMLDEIKAIDPTNADQFRSKIKDLMDVVGDHVRQEESTLFMAIDRNCSDEQKEQMATRFKAAKSKIQQGMAESVK; this is translated from the coding sequence ATGGTAACAACTTTAGAAAATAAAAACCGACAAGCAATCGCTGAAAGATTAGCGGACGTTAAAGCCTTTCAAAATTTAATTATCTCCAATGAGCAAAAACTGCTCGAGACTTGTCAAGATCAAGATCTCCGTGAACGTCTCCAGAATATGCTCTCTGATGACCAAAAAAACTTAGGCATTATCGACACAGTAATTGTTCAGTACGGCGTTCAATCTGAGCCTAATCCTGCTAGTCAAAAAATCATCGAGCAGTATGAGCAATTGATGTCGAGCAATGACATAAGTTTATACCAAAAATTCATTCAGCTTGAAACCCTTAAACATGGTCAATGTATGAGTGGAATTGTTATTCACAAAGCCGCTCAAAAAGTTGGGGCTGATATTGAAGTGGCCCTTGGCCCTCTAAATACCGTCAATTTTGAAAATCGCGCTCACCAAGAACAGCTTAAAGGTATTCTCGAACAAGTAGGTGTCCGCGAAATGACCGGCCAAGATGCTGATCAAGGACTCTGGGCACGGGTGCAAGATGCTGTTGCCGCTTTATCTGGTGTGGCCGGTAGCGTCATGACTCAAAATACCGATAAACAAGATATGAACATCCAGACTCTTATTCGGCTGGATCATAACAAGGTAAATACTATTTTTACTGAAATCGGAGCTACCAAAGACCCTCAAAAACTTCAAGAGTATTTCGGGCAACTGTACAAAGATTTACTAGCACACGCTCAAGCTGAAGAAGAAGAGGTTTACCCCAATGTTCGCTCATTCTATGGTGATAACGACACGCAAGAGCTTTATGATGAGCAAGCACAAATGAAGCAAATGCTCGATGAAATTAAAGCTATTGATCCGACTAATGCTGATCAGTTCAGATCAAAAATTAAAGACTTAATGGATGTAGTCGGCGATCACGTTCGTCAGGAAGAAAGCACGTTATTTATGGCCATTGATAGAAATTGTTCTGATGAACAAAAAGAGCAAATGGCAACTCGTTTTAAAGCGGCTAAGAGCAAAATTCAACAAGGCATGGCAGAGTCCGTCAAGTAA
- a CDS encoding NB-ARC domain-containing protein has translation MANSLRASTQGLEIVDRARQRRGWTKTSTARWWQDAHTSRATLRRFWQGERIQQDIFIAICQAVGISNWQAITAANEVPDSPTPRFHWDEAPDLENFYGRHEELDQLEQWIINDRCKLVVIVGLAGIGKTSLALALSDHIQQKFEKIIWKSLQTPRPLISLLDSLLNTLDNPTAAQIEQGIIQLLDYLQKHRCLLILDGWETTLEAEQKPTYHQFLQRLSHARHQSCLLITSREKPSVIEIETKARCLSLKGLQAADALMLLKAAGFNGQELGLSALIKIYRGNPLALKMVTPLIQSLFGGNVSAFLSQNTWVVGELLRNIFQQQFERLSCLERDLLYWLAIWQEPVSLCRLQSYLLPSTDPCEVLEAIVALERRSLLEKWWSDEQPSFTLQPLLMKIVKDKLVEQAAAEISQVLQTNDLRYFNVLRTHCLLRPGTDVFVGDYLLSRLREQLWRVYGPELQQILERLLGQLQGKKPLLIGYIACNLVFISKQF, from the coding sequence ATGGCGAATTCCCTACGAGCATCAACACAAGGACTGGAAATCGTAGATAGAGCAAGGCAACGTCGGGGTTGGACGAAAACTAGCACGGCTCGATGGTGGCAAGATGCCCATACTTCTAGGGCCACTCTGCGCCGCTTCTGGCAGGGTGAGCGTATTCAACAAGATATTTTTATTGCTATTTGTCAGGCAGTGGGAATTAGTAATTGGCAAGCGATCACAGCCGCTAATGAGGTTCCAGACTCTCCTACTCCTCGTTTTCATTGGGATGAAGCCCCAGATCTCGAAAATTTTTACGGGCGACATGAGGAATTAGATCAATTAGAACAGTGGATTATCAATGATCGCTGTAAATTAGTCGTTATTGTTGGACTTGCCGGTATTGGCAAAACTTCACTAGCACTGGCTTTAAGCGATCATATTCAACAAAAATTCGAAAAAATCATCTGGAAATCCCTTCAAACTCCACGCCCCTTGATTAGTCTATTGGATAGCCTTCTAAACACCTTGGATAACCCAACTGCCGCTCAGATTGAACAGGGCATCATTCAACTCCTAGATTATTTGCAAAAACATCGCTGTTTGTTGATTTTAGATGGATGGGAAACCACGCTAGAGGCAGAACAGAAACCAACTTATCATCAATTCTTACAACGTTTAAGCCATGCTCGTCACCAAAGTTGCTTATTAATCACTAGCCGCGAGAAACCATCTGTCATTGAAATTGAGACAAAAGCACGCTGTTTGAGTTTAAAAGGATTACAAGCAGCAGATGCTTTAATGTTACTAAAAGCCGCAGGATTTAACGGTCAAGAACTAGGATTATCTGCCTTAATTAAAATTTACCGAGGTAATCCCTTAGCCCTGAAAATGGTTACTCCTTTGATTCAATCTCTTTTTGGGGGAAATGTGAGTGCATTTCTCAGTCAAAATACCTGGGTTGTTGGGGAGCTATTACGAAACATTTTTCAGCAACAATTTGAGCGGCTTTCTTGCTTAGAGCGTGATCTTCTTTACTGGTTAGCTATCTGGCAAGAGCCGGTTTCCTTGTGCCGCCTGCAATCTTATTTACTACCATCTACTGATCCCTGTGAAGTTTTAGAAGCCATTGTGGCGTTAGAAAGGCGATCACTATTAGAAAAATGGTGGAGTGATGAGCAACCCTCTTTTACCCTACAACCGTTACTTATGAAGATAGTCAAAGATAAATTGGTTGAGCAAGCCGCCGCCGAAATTTCTCAGGTTTTACAAACTAATGATCTTCGTTATTTTAACGTGTTAAGAACTCATTGCTTATTACGTCCGGGTACTGATGTATTTGTTGGGGATTACCTGTTAAGTCGACTTCGGGAGCAATTGTGGCGAGTATATGGGCCAGAACTTCAACAAATTCTCGAACGACTTTTAGGGCAATTGCAAGGAAAAAAACCGTTATTAATTGGTTATATTGCTTGTAATTTAGTTTTTATTAGCAAACAATTCTAG
- a CDS encoding GAF domain-containing protein — protein sequence MSRKPPLAKPIWRRLTHQFSELHRRFKQLEKTNDLKSSQIEQQKALLAVIAKIRESLDLTTIFNSTAQEVRQLLKADRVAIFRFKPKTQGTVGEFVAEDVLPPLSSALNITIEDLCFEQKHRDKYQQGRIHTFSDIEQITLEDCYRDLLKQFNIRANLVVPLLNEKELWGLLCIHQCYQPRHWQDGEIEFVRQIALHLGIAVQQAEQIGQLQRQSEQLAASIQREQAIAAIINKIRRSLDLNTIFQTTTGEVLQLIKGDRVAIYRFNPDWSGEFIVDTVAHGWTSLMDLQFSHLELCGNISECSVKNLVNPQLTDTYLKNTSGGFSQNDLFRVCNDIYNAGFSECYIKILEICQAKAYVIVAIYEGEKLWGLLATYQNSGLRHWEETEINFLVQIAAQLGVAIQQAELLAQTQQRSALLQTTLDTELQKRARELAQEAQQEKALAEVIDKIRNSLELATIFQTATREIRHLLGADRVGIFQFYASSGYQEGEFVSEDVIFPYSSVLAKKIQDRCFGEHHANYYQEGYVLAIPDIEQAGLSDCHLEILAEFQVKANLVLPLLKGNELWGLLCIHHCSTARSWQPQEIEFVRKIAIQLGVALQQAELLVQAQNRSTELQIALAQVELQKEQQAQVAQQERTLARVIERVRQTLDIDTIFESTTQELRQIFNCDRVVVYRFFPDWNGEFVYESLAEGWIPLIVGNTKTVWRDTYFQDTQASRYHNHETFAVDDIDQKKLSACHLELLKIFEIRAYLVAPVFVGEKLWGLLGAYQNRVPRHWEDSEISLLTRVGDQLGVALQQAELIEELKKAKERADAANQAKSEFLANMSHELRTPLNAILGFTQLLARDSSLNQKQQDFVGIIGRSGEHLLSLLNDVLEMSKIEAGRITLNENDFDLYRLLNILEEMFQLKAQSKNLQLIFHCDPDVPQYIKTDESKLRQVLINLIGNGIKFTETGSVMLRVRVSPENSQAILFEVEDTGPGIGTEELDILFQAFVQTVSGRKSQEGTGLGLPISQKFVELMGGNISVNSTLHKGSTFSFEIPVTHSESTRVSKPNQTHQIIGLAPSQPPYRILVADDKWESRLMLVNLLSPLGFQVREAENGQQAVEIWESWHPNLIWMDMRMPVLDGYQATRQIREKESLSAELVPHPSQNQRPTKIIALTASVLDTHKMTVVKAGCDDFVAKPFRKEKIFDKIAEHLGVRYHYQQSDAIGVSDSSRLENLRSEIQKMPAEWRKTLQSAVLSAREKRIDQLITQIPQQDSLLVKTLTSMLNKLAFDEILELINIEDEQ from the coding sequence AACCCCCATTAGCAAAGCCTATTTGGCGACGGTTAACTCATCAATTCTCGGAACTCCATAGACGCTTTAAGCAACTCGAGAAAACTAATGATTTAAAATCAAGCCAAATTGAACAACAAAAAGCTTTATTGGCGGTTATAGCCAAAATAAGAGAATCTCTCGATTTAACCACGATTTTTAATTCTACAGCCCAAGAAGTCCGTCAACTGCTCAAAGCCGATCGAGTGGCGATCTTTCGTTTCAAGCCAAAAACCCAGGGCACTGTCGGGGAATTTGTGGCTGAAGATGTTCTTCCCCCTCTCTCATCAGCCCTTAACATTACCATTGAAGACCTCTGTTTTGAGCAAAAACATCGAGACAAATATCAGCAAGGACGAATTCATACCTTTAGTGACATTGAACAGATCACCCTAGAAGACTGTTATCGGGACCTGCTCAAGCAATTTAACATCCGGGCTAACTTAGTGGTTCCTTTACTCAATGAAAAAGAACTTTGGGGTTTATTGTGTATTCATCAATGCTACCAACCGAGGCACTGGCAAGATGGAGAGATTGAATTTGTCAGACAAATCGCCCTTCATTTAGGGATTGCGGTACAACAAGCCGAACAAATTGGTCAACTTCAACGACAATCTGAGCAACTTGCCGCTTCAATTCAACGAGAACAAGCCATTGCCGCAATTATCAACAAAATTCGACGCTCACTAGACCTCAATACGATTTTTCAAACCACTACCGGCGAAGTTCTACAGTTAATTAAAGGGGATCGCGTAGCAATTTATCGTTTTAATCCTGATTGGAGTGGAGAATTTATTGTAGACACCGTAGCTCACGGATGGACTTCTTTAATGGACCTTCAATTTTCTCATCTAGAACTGTGCGGCAATATCAGCGAATGTAGTGTTAAAAATCTCGTCAATCCTCAACTGACAGATACTTATTTAAAAAACACTTCTGGGGGCTTCAGCCAAAATGATTTGTTTAGAGTGTGTAATGATATTTATAACGCCGGTTTTTCTGAATGCTACATTAAGATCTTAGAAATCTGTCAGGCAAAAGCTTATGTAATCGTCGCTATTTATGAAGGGGAAAAGTTATGGGGATTACTCGCCACTTATCAAAATTCAGGCCTTCGTCATTGGGAAGAGACGGAAATTAATTTTTTGGTTCAAATTGCGGCACAATTAGGCGTAGCGATTCAACAAGCCGAATTACTCGCCCAAACCCAACAACGCTCTGCACTCCTACAAACGACCCTCGATACAGAATTACAAAAACGGGCAAGGGAGTTAGCCCAAGAAGCTCAACAAGAAAAAGCTTTAGCTGAAGTCATTGACAAAATTCGTAACTCCCTAGAACTGGCTACCATTTTCCAGACAGCCACTCGCGAGATTCGTCATCTCCTCGGAGCCGATCGTGTGGGAATCTTTCAATTTTATGCTAGTTCCGGCTACCAAGAGGGAGAATTTGTCTCAGAAGATGTGATCTTTCCTTATAGTTCTGTTTTAGCCAAAAAAATCCAGGATCGCTGTTTTGGAGAACATCATGCCAATTATTATCAAGAAGGTTACGTTTTAGCCATCCCTGACATTGAGCAAGCGGGTTTGAGTGATTGTCACCTAGAGATTCTCGCCGAGTTTCAAGTCAAAGCGAATCTCGTTTTACCCTTACTCAAAGGGAATGAACTTTGGGGGTTACTGTGTATTCATCATTGTTCAACAGCACGCTCTTGGCAGCCACAAGAAATAGAATTTGTCCGCAAAATAGCCATTCAATTAGGGGTTGCCTTACAACAGGCAGAATTATTAGTTCAGGCACAAAATCGCTCCACAGAGCTTCAAATCGCTTTAGCCCAAGTAGAGCTTCAAAAAGAACAACAGGCACAAGTAGCTCAACAAGAGCGTACTTTAGCCCGAGTGATCGAAAGAGTTCGTCAAACTTTAGATATTGATACAATTTTTGAATCCACCACTCAGGAACTTCGACAAATTTTTAACTGTGATCGGGTAGTTGTTTATCGTTTCTTTCCTGACTGGAATGGAGAATTTGTCTATGAATCCCTTGCAGAAGGTTGGATTCCTTTAATTGTGGGCAACACAAAAACCGTCTGGCGAGATACCTATTTCCAAGATACCCAAGCCAGCCGCTACCATAATCATGAAACCTTCGCCGTTGATGATATTGATCAAAAGAAGCTTAGTGCCTGTCATCTGGAACTTTTAAAAATTTTTGAAATCCGAGCCTATCTTGTGGCCCCGGTTTTTGTTGGGGAAAAACTTTGGGGGTTATTAGGCGCTTACCAAAATCGAGTCCCTCGTCACTGGGAAGACTCAGAGATTTCTTTATTAACTCGAGTCGGAGATCAGTTAGGCGTGGCCCTACAGCAAGCTGAACTCATTGAAGAACTCAAAAAAGCCAAAGAAAGGGCTGATGCGGCTAACCAAGCCAAAAGCGAATTCCTGGCTAATATGAGTCATGAATTGCGAACGCCTCTTAATGCTATTTTAGGCTTTACTCAACTTCTAGCCCGTGATTCATCTTTAAATCAAAAACAACAGGACTTTGTGGGAATTATTGGGCGCTCTGGAGAACATTTACTTAGTCTGCTCAATGATGTGCTAGAAATGTCCAAAATTGAGGCCGGTAGAATTACTTTAAATGAAAATGATTTTGATTTGTACCGCCTTTTAAATATTTTAGAAGAAATGTTTCAATTAAAAGCTCAATCGAAAAATTTACAACTCATTTTTCACTGTGATCCAGACGTTCCCCAATATATCAAAACCGATGAAAGTAAACTTCGTCAGGTGTTAATTAATTTGATTGGGAATGGAATAAAATTTACTGAAACCGGTAGCGTCATGTTACGAGTTCGAGTCTCGCCAGAAAATTCCCAAGCTATTCTTTTTGAAGTGGAAGATACTGGCCCCGGGATTGGGACTGAAGAACTCGATATTTTATTTCAAGCGTTTGTTCAAACGGTAAGCGGCAGAAAATCTCAAGAAGGCACGGGTTTAGGCTTACCTATCAGTCAAAAATTTGTAGAATTAATGGGCGGAAATATTTCTGTCAATAGTACACTCCATAAAGGCTCAACTTTTAGTTTTGAGATTCCGGTTACTCACAGCGAATCTACCCGAGTTTCAAAACCGAATCAAACTCATCAAATTATAGGTCTTGCCCCATCACAACCGCCCTATCGCATCCTAGTAGCTGACGATAAATGGGAAAGTCGTCTGATGTTAGTTAATCTTTTATCTCCTCTGGGTTTTCAAGTTCGTGAAGCTGAAAATGGACAACAAGCTGTGGAAATTTGGGAAAGTTGGCATCCGAATTTAATTTGGATGGATATGCGAATGCCGGTTCTAGATGGGTATCAAGCGACTCGACAAATTCGAGAAAAAGAGTCACTCAGTGCGGAACTCGTTCCGCACCCCAGTCAAAATCAACGACCAACTAAAATTATTGCTCTCACAGCCAGTGTGTTAGATACACATAAGATGACAGTTGTCAAGGCCGGCTGCGATGATTTTGTCGCTAAACCTTTCCGAAAAGAAAAAATTTTTGACAAGATAGCTGAACATTTAGGCGTTCGTTACCATTATCAACAGTCTGATGCCATTGGAGTTAGCGATTCTTCTCGTCTCGAGAATTTAAGATCAGAAATTCAAAAAATGCCTGCTGAATGGAGAAAAACCCTACAAAGTGCTGTACTCAGTGCCAGAGAAAAACGAATTGATCAATTAATTACCCAAATTCCTCAACAGGATTCTCTGTTGGTTAAAACTCTAACATCCATGCTAAATAAATTAGCTTTTGATGAAATATTAGAGTTAATAAACATTGAAGATGAGCAATGA